A genomic segment from Malus domestica chromosome 05, GDT2T_hap1 encodes:
- the LOC103435149 gene encoding uncharacterized protein isoform X1, giving the protein MYSDGLRYYSKNDEAREKNAVADGIANGAITLIWESKFDHVVLFIRRLQIMIKDVNEQLQSSVKTSDSFFLEIYPMRLSMARIGWEEILLSLSLSPHLSHHTTCQVMRDRKLSICLCYLSKISKPNMCFSWKCLQTWVCFAKKVSDAARRIRNHRNCIVGG; this is encoded by the exons ATGTATTCAGATGGACTTCGCTATTATTCTAAAAATGATGAAGCAAG AGAGAAGAATGCAGTGGCAGATGGGATAGCAAATGGAGCTATAACACTTATTTGGGAGTCTAAGTTCGACCAC GTTGTTCTGTTTATCCGCAGATTGCAGATCATGATCAAGGATGTTAATGAGCAGTTGCAGTCTTCTGTCAAGACAAGCGATAGCTTCTTTTTGGAAATTTATCCTATGCGGCTGAGTATGGCGAGAATTGGGTGGGAGGAAattttgctctctctctctctctccccccatcTCTCTCATCACACGACATGTCAGGTGATGAGagacagaaaac TTTCTATCTGCCTATGTTATCTTTCCAAAATCAGCAAACCCAACATGTGTTTTTCTTGGAAATGTCTGCAAACTTGGgtctgttttgcaaagaaagtATCCGATGCAGCAAGGAGGATTAGGAATCATAGGAATTGCATTGTAGGaggatga
- the LOC103435150 gene encoding F-box/kelch-repeat protein At1g30090, whose protein sequence is MQRVRLSSQQAPVHKLGDSQIALSPKFRLAVIQSSLLNPSPELELSLEETPLIPGLPDDVALNCLLRVPVEGHTASKAVCKRWHLMFGSKERFFTRRKELGFKVPWLFVFAFHKCTGRIQWQVLDLTNFSWHTIPAMPCRDKVFPHGFRCVSMPQEGTLFICGGMVSDVDCPLDLVLKYEVQKNRWTVINQMISARSFFASGVIDGKIYVAGGNSSDLFELDSAEVLDPVKGSWHPIASMGANMASYDAAVLNGKLLVTEGWLWPFFVSPRGQVYDPRTNNWESMAVGLREGWTGSSVVIYGHLFVVSELERMKLKVYDADTDSWEPIEGPPLPEQICKPFAVNACDCMIYVVGKNLHVAVGQISRVSRKGTCEKKWSFGVRWNVVDAPDCFSDLTPSSSQVLFA, encoded by the coding sequence ATGCAACGGGTTAGACTGTCCTCCCAACAGGCGCCGGTACACAAGCTGGGGGATTCTCAAATTGCATTATCCCCGAAGTTTAGATTAGCGGTTATCCAGTCTTCGTTGTTGAATCCTTCCCCGGAGTTAGAGCTGTCTCTTGAGGAAACCCCCCTCATTCCTGGCCTTCCTGATGATGTTGCACTTAACTGTCTCCTTCGGGTTCCAGTCGAAGGCCACACAGCAAGCAAGGCTGTCTGCAAGCGTTGGCATCTAATGTTTGGTAGTAAAGAGCGGTTTTTTACTCGAAGAAAAGAACTAGGCTTCAAAGTCCCTTGGCTTTTTGTCTTTGCCTTTCACAAGTGCACTGGAAGGATTCAATGGCAGGTTCTTGATCTCACTAATTTCTCTTGGCACACTATCCCTGCCATGCCTTGCAGAGACAAAGTTTTTCCCCATGGATTCAGATGTGTATCGATGCCCCAAGAAGGAACTCTCTTTATTTGTGGTGGTATGGTCTCTGACGTGGACTGTCCGCTTGACTTGGTCCTGAAATATGAAGTTCAGAAGAATCGGTGGACTGTGATAAATCAGATGATAAGTGCGAGGTCTTTTTTTGCAAGTGGAGTTATTGATGGGAAGATTTATGTGGCTGGAGGAAACAGCTCAGATCTTTTTGAGCTTGACTCAGCCGAGGTTTTGGACCCCGTTAAAGGGAGTTGGCATCCCATAGCTAGCATGGGAGCAAATATGGCCTCTTATGATGCAGCAGTTCTCAACGGAAAGCTTCTTGTTACAGAAGGCTGGTTGTGGCCTTTCTTTGTCTCTCCCAGGGGTCAGGTTTATGATCCGAGAACTAATAATTGGGAGAGCATGGCTGTCGGACTGAGAGAAGGCTGGACAGGTTCAAGTGTGGTGATTTATGGCCATTTGTTTGTGGTCTCGGAGCTTGAAAGGATGAAGCTTAAGGTTTATGATGCCGATACTGATTCCTGGGAACCAATAGAAGGGCCCCCTTTGCCAGAGCAGATCTGTAAACCCTTTGCTGTCAATGCCTGTGATTGCATGATATATGTTGTGGGCAAGAACCTTCATGTTGCTGTGGGTCAAATCTCAAGGGTTAGCCGTAAAGGAACTTGCGAGAAGAAGTGGAGCTTTGGTGTTCGATGGAATGTGGTTGATGCACCGGATTGTTTCTCCGACTTGACGCCCTCAAGTTCGCAGGTCCTGTTTGCTTAG